One Miscanthus floridulus cultivar M001 chromosome 11, ASM1932011v1, whole genome shotgun sequence DNA window includes the following coding sequences:
- the LOC136491944 gene encoding uncharacterized protein, which translates to MPTVEKDVNKGKGKGKGKGKKKATKDMFTKNISSQSIIITQESQVNCQPIAMIFCDKLVLPNLVADDNGEVVDLNDDGNCEADANGDEGLNLDNDGEDDDAIAEEEEDIAEDDWGEADEVEYVGVDDENEKYKDGVNDDGDADPAYCPDSDPEDDDPLVVDDGRDCDGVVHVTDIDNPKIGLGVTFEDGFCFKRCIRQYAVLNEVELVVPYSASRRYRAYCKAKRCRWRIHASQLPDGMTWHDRVINWLREDPTVGAKDLKQKLEENFCVQLSYYVVWDGKQMALDEIMGGWKDSFVHVFSWIREIEKRSPSSVVEIKWEIVDEKRRSTKWKGQLASAVGIDDHNWMFPVAYRVFGSETKENWEWFMKILHKAIGSPNGLVISTDAGKGIDKAVTKVFSNGVEHRECMRHLVKNFQKWFRGEVFERNLWPALRCYRQTTHDRHWNEMHKACPKTTRWLQDNHKQLWARCKFSTASKCDYVTNNIAKTFNSWIREEKSLPIVELMDKIRQLIIERFCTRMQLLSKFSAFKILPAVMKELHNKSRNLKSNIHKSSPMVGEVGGVNKDLIPWRFIVDLDKRECTCRDMFKAAYATPVPPMPSKDEWEKLNLGFNLLPPKCNRAAGRPRKRRIVGVEEGGSSSKGRRRCKRCGGFGHLQKTYNEIVADPDAPPPAPPKKKRKTYKPKVVEIIETTKEPAKKKRKASTKGKQTSKKKKTTPTEPTPPKQSV; encoded by the exons ATGCCGACTGTTGAGAAGGACGTGAACAAGGGGAAAGGAAAAGGGAaagggaaggggaagaagaaagcgaCAAAGGATATGTTCACAAAGAATATC TCTTCTCAGTCTATTATTatcactcaggagagtcaggttaATTGTCAGCCAATAGCTATGATCTTCTGTGATAAACTTGTACTGCCTAATCTAGTAGCTGATGACAATGGTGAAGTTGTTGATCTTAATGATGATGGTAATTGTGAGGCTGATGCTAATGGTGATGAGGGTCTTAATCTTGATAatgatggtgaagatgatgatgctattgctgaagaagaagaagatattgCTGAAGATGACTGGGGAGAGGCTGATGAAGTGGAGTATGTAGGAGTAGATGATGAGAATGAGAAGTACAAGGATGGGGtcaatgatgatggtgatgctgaCCCTGCTTACTGTCCTGACAGTGACCCAGAAGATGATGACCCATTAGTTGTGGATGATGGGAGGGACTGTGATGGTGTTGTTCATGTCACTGACATAGATAACCCTAAGATAGGTCTTGGTGTTACTTTTGAAGATGGTTTCTGCTTTAAGAGATGTATTAGACAATATGCTGTGCTTAATGAAGTTGAACTTGTAGTTCCATATAGTGCATCACGGCGGTACCGAGCATATTGTAAGGCCAAGAGATGTCGGTGGAGGATTCATGCATCTCAGTTACCTGATGGCATGACATGGCAT GACAGAGTTATAAACTGGCTTAGGGAAGATCCAACTGTTGGAGCTAAAGATTTGAAGCAGAAGTTGGAGGAGAATTTTTGTGTACAACTGAGCTACTACGTGGTTTGGGACGGCAAGCAAATGGCCTTAGATGAGATCATGGGTGGCTGGAAAGATAGCTTTGTACATGTGTTTTCTTGGATAAGGGAGATTGAGAAGAGGAGTCCTAGCAGTGTTGTAGAGATTAAGTGGGAGATTGTAGATGAGAAGAGAAGATCCA CAAAGTGGAAGGGACAGTTAGCATCAGCTGTAGGGATAGATGACCACAACTGGATGTTCCCAGTGGCCTATAGAGTATTTGGCAGTGAGACCAAGGAGAATTGGGAATGGTTCATGAAGATACTGCACAAGGCTATTGGTTCCCCAAATGGTCTTGTTATTTCAACTGATGCAG GCAAAGGAATAGATAAGGCTGTTACCAAAGTTTTCAGTAATGGGGTGGAGCACAGAGAATGCATGAGGCATTTAGTCAAGAATTTCCAGAAGTGGTTTAGGGGAGAAGTGTTTGAGAGGAACTTATGGCCTGCATTAAGATGCTATAGACAGACAACCCATGACAGGCACTGGAATGAGATGCACAAGGCATGCCCCAAGACAACTAGGTGGCTACAGGACAATCACAAGCAGCTATGGGCAAGGTGTAAGTTTAGCACAGCAAGCAAATGTGACTATGTCACAAACAACATAGCAAAGACTTTCAACAGTTGGATTAGGGAAGAGAAGTCATTACCTATtgtagagctaatggacaagataAGGCAGTTGATCATAGAGAGATTTTGCACCAGGATGCAACTGCTGTCCAAGTTTTCTGCCTTCAAGATTCTGCCAGCTGTCATGAAGGAGCTACACAACAAAAGCAGAAATCTAAAGTCCAACATTCACAAGAGTAGCCCAATGGTTGGTGAAGTTGGAGGAGTCAACAAGGACCTGATCCCTTGGAGGTTCATTGTTGATCTAGACAAGAGAGAGTGCACCTGTAGAG ACATGTTCAAAGCAGCCTATGCAACTCCAGTGCCTCCAATGCCAAGCAAGGATGAATGGGAAAAGCTGAACCTTGGCTTCAACCTCCTTCCTCCTAAATGCAACAGAGCAGCAGGAAGGCCAAGGAAGAGAAGGATAGTTGGAGTTGAAGAAGGTGGGTCCAGCAGCAAGGGCAGGAGAAGGTGTAAAAGGTGTGGTGGATTTGGACACCTACAGAAAACCTACAATGAAATTGTTGCAGACCCTGATGCACCACCACCTGCACCTccaaagaagaagagaaagacttaTAAGCCAAAGGTTGTTGAGATCATAGAAACAACAAAAGAGCCAGCCAAGAAGAAGAGAAAGGCCTCCACCAAGGGGAAACAaaccagcaagaagaagaagacaactcCAACTGAGCCTACACCTCCTAAGCAATCAGTGTAG
- the LOC136493094 gene encoding CRM-domain containing factor CFM2, chloroplastic-like, which translates to MLLSFSPHPSPFLLSLPSTSACKPHARLRPVHASASASSSPELLGKSALRRISEKLRSLGYLETGSETPTPAPNKSGDAPSPGEIFVPTPAQLPRHRVGSTLDPSWATGDGEAGSAARQRRRGRGRDASGSAASAPPSAAELALPRDELRRLQGIGIRVRKRLKVGKAGITEGIVNGIHERWRNAEVVKLRCEDVWAMNMRRTHEILERKTGGLVIWRSGSIIILYRGTDYKYPYFHYSERVDSFLDKESSELSSSGDEDEEDETSSQRDSSQEESSENPVVASAEQINAGEGKSQTIGYLNQSLIREKDTTHPISSTKRLVFDTNERNLDIRTGAPNEQHARLQDNTHAHHPSKFGPRDRSSLVAGVGSPNKFRLQLPGEVKLAEEADKLLDGLGPRFSGWWGYDPLPVDADLLPAIVPGYRRPFRLLPSGVLPKLTDREMTILRRLAHPLPFHYALGRSSNLQGLAASMIKLWERCEVAKIALKRDAHNTDSELITEEVKDLTGGTLLSRDKESIVFYRGKDFLPPAVSLAIEKRRKLGSSTIYKLKPDIEENMPTQDDSVLKVSSDVSVHIREEGISVTENRSKSLNTVAKDVEARLSQAIAEKEKAEKLLEELEKASPLSKAEVRETISEDERYMLRKVGLKMKQFLLLGRRGVFDGTIENMHLHWKYRELVKIICKEHRLEDVEYAAQTLEAESGGILVAVEKVGKGHAIIVYRGKNYQRPSKLRPKTLLSKKDALKRSVENQRCKSLKVHVLKLSKNIDYLKDQMNSSYYHKVMHDPSVNSGTLQQQDEEVPEVAPMSSEPEVEECTSVEMDKALNLTKSGVPVEDMQSKICFNKLEDDSFATAGPCLTGSSTAASFNNLIRHQNQHSSTVTFSPDTHCEGDSKDVDGLKLDVESASVLPLRATPLSNQERLVLRKQALKMKKRPVLSIGRNNVITGVAKTIKTHFKKHPLAIVNIKNRADGTPIQQLISELEEATGSVLVSRETNKVILYRGWGAEVAHESSKESSTDEGEKEVMSPQLLEAIRLECGLLPGESG; encoded by the exons ATGCTCCTCTCGTTCTCCCCGCACCCTTCACCTTTCCTCCTCTCCTTACCCTCGACTTCCGCCTGCAAACCCCACGCCCGCCTCCGTCCCGTCCACGCCTCCGCCTCGGCGTCCTCCTCGCCGGAGCTGCTCGGCAAGTCCGCGCTCCGCCGCATCTCCGAGAAGCTCCGCAGCCTCGGCTACCTCGAGACCGGCTCCGAGACCCCCACTCCGGCCCCGAACAAGAGCGGGGACGCCCCCTCCCCCGGCGAGATATTCGTGCCCACCCCGGCCCAGCTCCCGCGCCACCGCGTCGGCTCCACCCTCGACCCGAGCTGGGCCACGGGCGACGGCGAGGCCGGCTCCGcggcgcggcagcggcggaggGGCCGCGGGCGGGATGCGTCGGGGTCAGCAGCTTCGGCGCCGCCGTCCGCGGCGGAGCTGGCGCTGCCGCGGGACGAGCTGCGGCGGCTGCAGGGGATCGGGATCAGGGTGAGGAAGCGGCTTAAGGTGGGGAAGGCGGGCATCACCGAGGGGATCGTAAATGGGATACACGAGCGGTGGCGGAACGCGGAAGTCGTGAAGCTCAGGTGCGAGGACGTCTGGGCCATGAACATGAGGCGCACGCACGAGATTCTCGAG AGGAAAACTGGAGGCTTGGTCATTTGGAGATCTGGGAGTATCATCATATTGTACAGAGGAACGGACTATAAGTATCCTTACTTCCATTACAGCGAAAGGGTGGATAGTTTTCTTGACAAAGAATCATCAGAGCTGAGCAGTtctggggacgaggatgaggaggatgagACTAGTTCACAACGTGATAGCAGTCAAGAGGAGAGTAGTGAGAATCCTGTTGTAGCATCCGCAGAACAGATTAATGCTGGAGAGGGGAAGAGTCAGACTATAGGATATTTGAATCAGAGCTTAATCAGAGAGAAAGATACAACTCACCCGATATCATCAACCAAACGGCTTGTTTTTGATACAAATGAGAGAAATTTAGACATTAGAACTGGAGCTCCAAACGAACAGCATGCGAGATTGCAGGATAACACTCATGCTCATCATCCTAGTAAATTTGGTCCTAGAGATCGCTCATCCTTAGTGGCTGGTGTTGGATCTCCAAATAAGTTTCGATTACAGTTGCCTGGGGAGGTCAAACTTGCAGAGGAAGCGGATAAATTACTGGATGGGTTGGGCCCAAGGTTTTCTGGTTGGTGGGGGTATGATCCCCTTCCGGTGGATGCTGATTTGTTGCCAGCTATTGTGCCAGGATACCGTAGGCCTTTTCGCCTACTTCCTTCAGGTGTGCTGCCTAAGCTAACAGACAGGGAAATGACTATCCTTAGGAGACTAGCTCATCCTTTGCCCTTCCACTACGCACTCG GAAGAAGCAGCAACCTTCAAGGATTGGCTGCATCCATGATCAAGCTATGGGAAAGATGTGAGGTAGCAAAGATTGCACTCAAGAGAGATGCACACAATACTGACAGTGAGCTCATAACTGAAGAAGTAAAG GACTTGACAGGTGGAACCCTATTATCAAGGGATAAGGAGTCGATTGTATTCTACAGAGGGAAAGATTTCCTCCCCCCAGCTGTTTCTCTGGCAATAGAAAAACGCAGAAAGCTGGGCAGTTCTACAATCTACAAGCTGAAACCTGATATTGAAGAAAACATGCCTACTCAAGATGACTCTGTACTGAAGGTATCAAGTGATGTCTCGGTACACATTCGTGAAGAGGGAATTTCTGTCACAGAGAATAGATCAAAATCTCTTAATACTGTTGCGAAGGATGTTGAGGCCAGATTATCTCAG GCCATAGCAGAGAAAGAGAAAGCTGAAAAACTTCTTGAAGAACTAGAAAAGGCATCTCCGCTTTCAAAGGCTGAAGTTAGAGAGACTATATCAGAAGATGAAAGGTACATGTTGAGGAAAGTTGGATTGAAGATGAAACAATTTCTGCTGCTAG GGAGGAGGGGAGTTTTTGATGGAACTATTGAAAATATGCATCTTCATTGGAAGTATCGAGAACTTGTCAAGATTATATGTAAAGAACACCGCCTTGAAGATGTGGAATATGCTGCTCAAACTCTAGAGGCAGAGAGTGGTGGTATCTTGGTGGCAGTGGAAAAAGTGGGCAAAGGGCATGCTATAATAGTATATAGAGGAAAGAACTACCAGAGGCCATCAAAACTGAGGCCAAAAACTTTGTTGAGTAAAAAGGATGCTTTGAAGCGTTCCGTGGAAAACCAACGGTGTAAG TCCCTTAAGGTTCATGTGCTTAAGCTGTCAAAGAACATTGACTACTTGAAGGATCAGATGAACTCCAGCTACTATCACAAGGTCATGCATGACCCTAGTGTAAACTCTGGAACACTGCAGCAGCAAGATGAA GAAGTGCCTGAAGTTGCTCCCATGAGTTCAGAGCCTGAGGTTGAGGAGTGCACTTCAGTTGAGATGGATAAAGCCTTAAATTTAACAAAGTCTGGAGTCCCTGTGGAAGATATGCAG AGCAAAATCTGTTTCAACAAGCTAGAAGATGATTCTTTTGCGACTGCAGGCCCATGTCTGACTGGGAGTTCAACTGCAGCTTCATTCAATAATCTGATCAGACAT CAAAACCAACATAGCTCTACTGTGACATTCAGTCCTGATACTCACTGTGAAGGTGATTCAAAAGATGTGGATGGGCTAAAATTGGATGTGGAATCTGCTTCTGTATTGCCTTTGAGAGCTACACCGCTCTCAAATCAAGAAAGACTTGTGCTAAGGAAGCAAGCCCTTAAAATGAAGAAACGACCGGTACTTTCCATAG GGAGGAATAATGTCATCACTGGAGTTGCAAAAACAATAAAAACACACTTCAAGAAGCATCCTCTTGCTATTGTGAACATTAAGAACAGAGCGGATGGTACTCCAATTCAGCAACTGATATCAGAACTAGAG GAGGCGACAGGATCGGTTCTAGTGTCACGAGAAACAAACAAAGTGATTTTGTACAGAGGTTGGGGTGCAGAAGTGGCCCACGAAAGCTCAAAGGAGAGTAGTACAGATGAAGGCGAAAAGGAGGTCATGTCACCTCAGCTCCTTGAAGCTATCAGGTTAGAGTGTGGATTGCTCCCTGGTGAGTCAGGATAG